In Juglans regia cultivar Chandler chromosome 13, Walnut 2.0, whole genome shotgun sequence, the following proteins share a genomic window:
- the LOC109007094 gene encoding L-type lectin-domain containing receptor kinase IX.1-like yields the protein MAFHPPKLLRPYMFITIFLLFIIPCATQLFFNYSDFNQAINRTIRLAGNATLSGSAAIQLTPSAVDNWGRAIYSQLLHIWEEPGKLADFNTSFSFIIDSEGKDIHSDGIVFFLTSPGFPIPRPTDGAGIGLLSRIQLNDSSFLAENKFVAVEFDTYSNSEWDPPEPVQEHVGININDMRSTNYAPWDAVITENRTYSASISYHSSTQNLSVTFTGFDNGVTPIQRHLSSIVNLTDYLPEWVEFGFSASTGLVTELHIICSWSFNSTSPFRIQTPAVPKKNGDGSKRKLVLGLSVGGCILISGMGLVWLVYRKRTKRGEEEDLSFILSMDEEFERGTGPKKFSYEELVSATNNFAEENKLGEGGFGGVYKGFINELNSYVAVKRVSRGSKQGIKEYASEVKSISQLRHRNLVQLTGWCHEKKDLLLVYEFMPNGSLDLHLFKGESLLTWVMRYNIAQGLAFALLYLHEEWEQCVLHRDIKSSNVMLDSSFNAKLGDFGLARLVDHGKGSQTTVVAGTMGYMAPECFISGRASKESDIYSFGIVLLEIACGRKPVESQRTEDEVSMVEWVWQLYGMGKLVDAADPRLCGDFDEQQLERLMIAGLWCAHPDYNLRPSIRKVVHVLSYEGSLPVLAPEMPLLTYLAAPLSASASSASTAENKHSQSASHSGSTGSSQVTSAAASSSSSALPHTHLVNTR from the exons ATGGCGTTCCATCCTCCAAAGCTACTTCGTCCCTACATGTTTATAACCATTTTCCTCCTTTTCATAATCCCTTGTGCAACTCAGCTATTCTTCAACTACTCGGATTTCAATCAAGCTATCAACCGAACTATAAGACTTGCTGGAAACGCTACTCTCTCAGGTTCAGCAGCCATCCAACTCACCCCAAGTGCAGTGGACAACTGGGGTCGAGCCATATATTCACAACTGCTGCATATCTGGGAGGAACCCGGAAAACTCGCAGACTTCAATACCAGCTTCTCATTTATCATTGATTCGGAAGGTAAAGACATTCATTCAGATGGGATTGTATTCTTCCTCACAAGCCCCGGTTTCCCAATTCCTAGACCAACAGATGGCGCTGGCATTGGCCTTCTAAGCCGCATCCAGTTGAACGACTCGAGTTTCTTAGCTGAAAATAAATTCGTTGCAGTGGAGTTTGATACGTATTCGAACTCCGAATGGGACCCGCCCGAGCCTGTCCAAGAACACGTTGGTATCAATATCAACGATATGAGATCTACGAACTATGCACCATGGGATGCTGTTATTACCGAAAACCGGACATATAGTGCAAGTATTAGTTACCATTCCTCCACGCAAAATCTAAGTGTCACCTTCACTGGGTTCGATAATGGTGTCACCCCGATTCAACGGCACCTTTCTTCTATAGTGAACTTGACAGATTACCTGCCGGAATGGGTTGAATTTGGCTTCTCAGCATCGACGGGATTGGTTACCGAGTTGCATATTATTTGTTCTTGGTCTTTTAACTCCACATCACCTTTTCGGATACAGACTCCGGCTGTACCAAAGAAGAATGGAGATGGAAGCAAGAGAAAATTGGTGCTGGGCTTGAGCGTGGGTGGATGCATTTTAATCAGTGGTATGGGGTTGGTTTGGCTTGTGTATAGAAAGAGGACTAAaaggggagaggaagaggattTAAGCTTTATTCTTTCCATGGACGAGGAGTTTGAACGAGGTACAGGGCCAAAGAAGTTTTCTTACGAGGAATTGGTTTCTGCAACGAATAATTTTGCAGAGGAAAACAAGCTTGGAGAAGGAGGGTTCGGAGGTGTTTACAAAGGATTTATAAACGAGCTGAATTCCTACGTTGCTGTTAAGAGGGTATCAAGGGGATCTAAACAAGGGATAAAGGAGTATGCATCTGAGGTGAAGAGTATTAGTCAACTCAGGCACAGGAATTTAGTACAACTCACTGGTTGGTGCCACGAGAAAAAAGATCTCCTACTAGTTTATGAGTTCATGCCCAATGGCAGCTTAGATTTGCATCTTTTCAAAGGTGAAAGCTTGCTAACATGGGTGATGAGGTACAATATTGCCCAAGGCTTGGCATTTGCATTGCTATACTTGCATGAAGAATGGGAACAATGTGTGTTGCATAGGGATATAAAGTCGAGTAACGTCATGTTGGATTCAAGTTTCAACGCAAAGCTTGGGGATTTCGGCTTGGCTAGGCTGGTGGATCATGGAAAAGGATCCCAAACCACAGTTGTGGCCGGGACCATGGGCTACATGGCCCCTGAATGTTTTATATCAGGCAGGGCTAGCAAGGAATCAGATATATATAGTTTCGGGATTGTGCTTTTGGAGATAGCCTGTGGAAGGAAACCCGTTGAATCCCAAAGGACGGAAGATGAAGTGAGTATGGTAGAGTGGGTTTGGCAGCTTTATGGAATGGGAAAGCTTGTTGATGCAGCCGATCCCAGATTGTGTGGGGACTTTGATGAGCAGCAACTGGAACGGCTGATGATAGCTGGCCTTTGGTGTGCTCACCCAGACTACAATCTCAGGCCTTCAATTAGGAAAGTCGTTCACGTGCTTAGTTATGAAGGTTCATTGCCCGTTCTGGCACCAGAGATGCCCCTACTAACCTACCTTGCCGCCCCACTTAGTGCATCTGCATCCTCAGCATCCACCGCAGAAAATAAGCACTCTCAATCTGCAAGCCATTCCGGTTCCACCGGCTCCTCACAGGTCACATCTGCTgcagcttcttcttcatcatctgcACTTCCTCACACACACTTGGTTAATACCAG gtga